A genome region from Gouania willdenowi chromosome 9, fGouWil2.1, whole genome shotgun sequence includes the following:
- the mn1b gene encoding LOW QUALITY PROTEIN: transcriptional activator MN1 (The sequence of the model RefSeq protein was modified relative to this genomic sequence to represent the inferred CDS: inserted 2 bases in 1 codon), producing the protein MFGLEQFGSQINIRQPGQSERNLNQQRLNMGSHYKGPGFHAGAPPGAVEPSMGPLSDPQMLGLNMNMNGEQYGGFQPRGHSDMHGGLQQQPGPMHGFFNNQQPHQGHPHGHQPHPHQHHPHFSGNFGGPEPGSSCLHGGRLMGYNNNGMGPQQGFGEGFDPLAEGQTGDGFPQQQRSTNMPDFQHHGPPSGNHAVPAPCLPLDQSPNRAASFHGLPSSSSSSSESHGLEPRRMPNQGAVEALEYNFPNEPPSGHFDVPVFSPSESESQLPHFGPGRPVTGGNFPGNLGMPRTPGMQGISKGHQPPXPQPQQPQHGVFFERFGNGRKVPVGMEPGVNARHPLMQQQQQAGLIARQNSCPSGLPRPSQAEPSSTNPNILDGGVMMPGQHNQFEYPIHRLENRGLHPYGDPMFNMQPQAPPPSQQPPNQRLQHFDSPYMNMAKRPRFDFPSAHGSEGWCGSMDNHLSPSAYPGIPGDFTPPVNEGFTPGPLQHPGPEQQSLQQRQNAAMMIKQMASRNQQQRMRQPSLQQLGHHGDVPPGPMTHGGQVGSMPQPSFDRENGGRMPNIDGQNPHVTQENSWFQGSHPPGEMMSRRMGGAGTESGPHDMGLQQNGAGIMFRPGIGMPGDGHVPTLHSPGMHSQFGGNMGNLSQMQSPGAGTGHPNAPAERRPADFTAPPMGAQPAFPYGGANRQGPSHSAPQGVSTSPGTYPPQSEFPPGQRPSVSKLGALSLGNFSKTSSKDSVFGQSCLAALSTACQNMIASLGAPNLNVTFNKKNQNEGKRKLSQTEQDINSSTSNGTGSAGPEYFQSSTSQNSQMPGTGNSNSKPAGQSQTVQGEASALSPNYNMDATPCSEGKATTGSGRGRGRRKRDSGHVSPGIFFSSDNGNPVVSPGQQTPSAGVGERGGGTPHEKHLQSPSWGKGGEIMLGDQTDLMSSLDSGIQSVAAKSDSSSPRVDFPDDVSTHFGNEDEVSSSSDAGGGMSTKPIRSPMMTGSPKMQRNEHGLINGQKPLSMGINNHSTSTTDNYGLNPGVGTATSGVSHPGTPGVEQVRTPSSTSGQDEIHPLEILQAQIQLQRQQFSISEDQPLAMKNGKKNGDCPAQNGDNELVSCSPDAGKGSMGTIDLDTLMAEQHATWYVPSDKAMMDGSEDDKAMGPWEKNKSQNNSKEESELSQSKAAVGASAAGAAGAAGGGGGGGGGNHLQCLSVHCTDELGDSKGRGGPVSSWRSLHSDISNRFGTFVAALT; encoded by the exons ATGTTTGGGCTGGAGCAGTTTGGTTCTCAAATTAATATCAGACAACCTGGCCAGTCAGAGAGAAACCTGAACCAGCAGAGACTGAACATGGGCTCCCATTATAAAGGCCCGGGCTTTCACGCAGGAGCACCCCCGGGAGCCGTGGAGCCCAGCATGGGTCCCCTGAGTGATCCACAAATGCTGGGACTAAATATGAACATGAACGGGGAGCAGTATGGAGGCTTTCAGCCACGGGGACATTCAGACATGCACGGTGGACTTCAGCAGCAGCCAGGACCCATGCATGGATTTTTTAACAACCAGCAACCTCATCAAGGACATCCTCATGGCCACCAACCTCACCCCCACCAACATCACCCTCATTTCAGTGGAAATTTTGGAGGCCCGGAGCCAGGCTCATCATGCCTGCATGGTGGTCGGCTAATGGGCTACAACAACAATGGCATGGGACCACAGCAGGGTTTCGGAGAAGGATTTGATCCTCTTGCTGAGGGACAGACAGGGGATGGCTTTCCGCAGCAGCAGCGTTCCACTAATATGCCTGATTTTCAACATCATGGGCCTCCAAGTGGCAACCATGCTGTACCTGCACCCTGTCTACCCCTGGACCAGTCACCCAACAGAGCTGCATCCTTTCATGGTCTTccttcatcttcatcctcatcatcTGAATCTCATGGTTTGGAGCCTCGGCGAATGCCCAACCAAGGAGCTGTAGAGGCATTAGAGTATAATTTTCCCAATGAGCCCCCTTCTGGACATTTCGATGTACCTGTGTTTTCACCATCAGAGTCTGAATCCCAGCTACCACATTTTGGGCCAGGAAGACCAGTTACTGGTGGAAATTTTCCTGGTAATCTTGGCATGCCACGGACACCAGGTATGCAGGGCATATCCAAGGGACATCAGCCCCC CCCTCAGCCTCAGCAGCCTCAGCATGGAGTGTTTTTTGAACGTTTTGGAAATGGCAGGAAGGTGCCCGTGGGAATGGAACCAGGGGTCAATGCTAGACATCCGCTaatgcagcagcaacaacaagctGGTTTGATAGCCAGACAGAACTCATGCCCCTCTGGCCTCCCCCGACCCTCTCAAGCTGAACCCAGCTCCACTAACCCCAACATTCTGGATGGAGGCGTCATGATGCCGGGCCAACACAACCAGTTTGAGTATCCCATTCATAGACTGGAAAATAGGGGTCTGCATCCTTATGGGGACCCCATGTTTAATATGCAACCGCAAGCTCCTCCCCCATCTCAACAGCCTCCAAATCAGAGGCTGCAACATTTTGACTCTCCTTATATGAACATGGCAAAAAGGCCAAGATTTGATTTTCCCAGTGCACATGGCAGTGAAGGCTGGTGTGGCAGTATGGATAATCATCTATCCCCCTCTGCCTACCCAGGAATTCCTGGAGATTTCACCCCACCTGTGAATGAAGGATTCACTCCCGGTCCCCTGCAACATCCAGGCCCAGAGCAGCAGTCTCTTCAGCAGCGTCAAAATGCCGCCATGATGATAAAACAGATGGCTTCACGTAACCAGCAGCAGAGAATGAGACAACCCAGTCTGCAGCAGCTGGGTCACCATGGAGATGTGCCTCCAGGTCCAATGACTCATGGAGGCCAGGTTGGGAGCATGCCTCAACCCAGCTTTGACAGGGAGAATGGTGGCAGGATGCCCAACATTGATGGACAAAACCCACATGTAACTCAGGAGAACTCCTGGTTTCAGGGCTCTCACCCCCCAGGGGAGATGATGTCGCGTCGTATGGGTGGAGCAGGCACTGAGTCAGGGCCTCATGACATGGGCCTACAGCAGAATGGTGCTGGCATTATGTTTAGGCCTGGTATTGGCATGCCAGGTGATGGACATGTGCCGACACTTCATTCCCCCGGCATGCACTCACAGTTTGGTGGAAACATGGGAAACCTCTCACAAATGCAGTCTCCAGGAGCAGGGACAGGACATCCAAATGCACCAGCAGAAAGACGGCCTGCTGACTTCACTGCACCTCCAATGGGGGCACAGCCTGCATTTCCCTATGGGGGTGCAAACCGTCAGGGGCCATCCCACAGTGCTCCCCAGGGTGTGAGCACCTCACCAGGGACCTACCCTCCTCAATCTGAGTTCCCTCCAGGCCAGCGGCCCTCTGTTAGTAAGCTTGGTGCTCTATCCCTTGGGAACTTCAGCAAAACCAGCAGTAAAGACAGTGTTTTTGGCCAGAGCTGCTTAGCAGCCCTTTCCACAGCATGTCAAAACATGATCGCTAGCCTAGGGGCCCCCAATCTTAATGTAACGTTCAACAAGAAGAACCAAAATGAGGGCAAGCGAAAACTGAGTCAGACAGAGCAGGACATTAATAGCAGCACATCTAATGGGACTGGCAGTGCTGGCCCTGAATATTTTCAGAGCAGCACTTCCCAGAACAGCCAGATGCCTGGCACTGGGAATAGCAACTCTAAGCCTGCAGGTCAAAGTCAGACGGTGCAGGGGGAAGCCAGTGCCCTCTCCCCAAATTACAACATGGACGCTACCCCGTGCAGTGAGGGGAAGGCAACAACAGGGAGtgggagagggagagggaggagaAAAAGAGACAGTGGACATGTGAGccctggaatttttttttcctctgacaATGGTAACCCTGTTGTAAGTCCAGGCCAGCAGACCCCCTCGGCTGGCGTTGGGGAGAGGGGTGGGGGCACGCCCCATGAAAAACACCTTCAATCGCCCTCTTggggaaaaggtggtgaaataatGTTGGGGGACCAGACTGACCTTATGTCTTCTTTAGACAGTGGCATTCAAAGTGTTGCTGCAAAGTCCGACAGCAGCTCACCAAGAGTGGACTTTCCTGATGATGTGAGCACCCACTTTGGCAACGAGGACGAGGTGTCCTCCAGCTCAGATGCAGGAGGAGGCATGTCCACAAAGCCAATTCGCAGCCCAATGATGACTGGCTCACCCAAAATGCAGAGAAATGAGCACGGGTTGATAAATGGACAGAAGCCCCTTAGCATGGGCATTAACAATCATTCTACCTCGACAACAGATAACTATGGACTAAATCCTGGTGTGGGCACAGCGACAAGTGGAGTCAGCCACCCAGGTACACCTGGAGTGGAGCAGGTACGCACCCCATCCAGTACCTCTGGCCAAGACGAAATTCATCCTCTGGAGATTCTACAGGCCCAGATCCAGCTGCAGCGGCAGCAGTTCAGTATCTCTGAAGACCAGCCCCTGGCcatgaaaaatggcaaaaagaaTGGTGACTGTCCTGCACAGAATGGAGACAATGAACTGGTAAGCTGCAGCCCGGATGCTGGGAAGGGCTCAATGGGCACTATTGACCTTGACACCCTTATGGCAGAGCAGCACGCCACCTGGTACGTGCCCAGTGACAAGGCCATGATGGACGGGTCAGAGGATGACAAAGCCATGGGACCctgggaaaaaaacaagagccaaaacaacagcaaagaaG AGTCAGAGCTCTCCCAGAGTAAGGCGGCAGTTGGGGCCTCGGCGGCTGGAGCAGCtggagcagctggaggaggaggaggcggaggtGGAGGGAACCACTTGCAGTGCCTGTCCGTCCACTGCACAGACGAGCTGGGGGACAGTAAGGGCCGAGGGGGCCCCGTCTCGTCCTGGCGCTCTCTTCACTC